TGGAATCCATGCAGCCATTTGACCAACACTTCTCAAAACTGTGTTCATAGAAATGTGTCTTTGTTATGTAGATGAGATGATGAAAGAGAGACACTCACTGCAGTATTACTTACATAGGCAGAACTACTATTCAGTACTCAGCAATGTCCAAGCAAATAAAAAGATCAAGAATCATGAATGAATCATTGACAATAATGAAAAATTCTGCCCTCTTGTGGTGCATTTGAATGAACagattctctccctctttccctttctctttcccttcaCCTTCCTAtactctctcttattctctctcaaATCCTTACTGTGAGAAAATATGTATCCCCAAAGCTCATTTCCTGAATGGTTGGTTCTCTCTGTCACATTGAGTTGCCACATCAAGTCTATGACATAAACCCTTTTTGTTTTAATTTCCATTGCCAAAACATGGGATGTTGCTATATCTGTTATGGACATTGTGCATGTTAGACTCATTACTGGCTAGGCTATTTTTATAGGAATGAGTAGACCGTCTGACTATCATATGACTTCCACATGGCCCAATCTTTATGGAGCTCAAAATATAAGATGATGAGAGAAAGCTCTGATTGTAAAGAACTGTCTGCACAGAACCGAGTTACACAACTTTGAGAAATAAATAACTTATAAATCAATTAGCATTTTTTACTAAGGGAATATAAAAGTTAGCTGAATTCAACATTATAGCCCAGCCGGTGTATAAATTACATTGCAGACACAGAGGTCTTTGAAATATACTTTTCAGTGTACTGTATGCAGTTAAGTGTATTTGTTAATACAAAGGGGGTTCTATAACACTCTGCTATGCAAAACCATCATGTACGGCAAAAGTCTGCGTCTGCTTGAACATTGTTCTTGCAGTATACTGTGCTATTGCTTCCCAGAGGGCAGTCTCTGAAGCCAATGCCCCCATTAGGGGTATAAATGGGCTGTATGCGGTAGTCTCCCTTGAGGAGCTGCTCGTTGTTCAGGGACGCTATCTGGAAGCTGGTCTCAGTCATTTCCAGTATAGAGTTATCCTTTTTGGTTCCTGCCTCGCAGTAGTCGTCTTTTCTCCTGCCCTTATTGTATTTCCACTTGGCCGAGGACGACCGACCCTTCTTGTGCATGTGCCAGCAGAATATGCTAAGGAGAAGCACCAGAACTACGATCACGGCCCCTCCGATGAGGCCAGCCAGAAGAAAGGGAGAACTGGGGTCCTGCTGGGTGGCCTGCTCCGGCCCCGGTGGCCCTGTATTATTACCTTGGCCATAGGAGACCGGCTTAGTCACAGCCTCTGAACACACTGTATCATCCTTGGGCCGGTAGTTATTGAACGCATCCAACGGGATGACACAGATCCGGTAGGTGGACTTAGGCTTGAGGTTGACCAAACGTATGCCCCGGTGCTCCCCTCCCACCATCCTCTCCCTCACTGTGTCTCCCGACAGGCTGGGACCCATCTTGGCCCAGGTGACCTTGTAGGCTGTGACAGGAAAGGAGGCCACCCAGCTGACGTGGATGGCTGAACCATTGAGTATGGTGAACTTGATCTGCAGGGTCTCCCGCTCAGGGTCCAGGGGTGGCAGGTtagtcctctgttccccatctctggaaggggaggaggggaggagaggggggttatGTGTGGGTGAGAAGGGGAGcctggatgggggagagagagactctgtgTCTGAGGGGTAGcctgtggaggagggagggaagcggGTGGTGAGGCCTGGTGAGGTGGGGGGCAAGTGGGTGGGCAGCAGGGCAGCCGTGGTGCTGCGAGGGCACTGGATAAGCTCGGTGTTCAGCTCTCTGATTACCATGCCCCGGACAGTTTCGGGCTTCTGGCACATGAAGCCGCGCACGTTGAGGGAGACTGGCAGAGACTTTAACCACAGTATGACCCAGTTAATGCTGCAGTCACACAGCCAAAGGTTGTTACGAACAGTGAGCTGTCTGAGGCTGACGAGGCCATCAAAGACCCCCTCTGTCAGGGACTGCAGCTGGTTGTTGGAAATATCTAGCCTCTCCAGCTTTCTCAGCCCCGCGAAGGCCGTCACAGGGATCTCATTCATCTGATTATCCTGAAAGTTCAGCTTCACCAGAACATCCCCTGGGAGAAGCGGGGGCGGGTAGGTGAGGGAGTTCCGCGCCAGAGACAGCTCCCGTAGTGTCACCAGGTCCTGGAAGGTTCCAGGGGCCACACCCTCATCCGTCAGCAGGTTCCCGTCCAGCAGGAGGCGCTCTAACCTCGTCACATTCCTGAGCGCCTCCTCGGTGATCACTGCAATCCGGTTCTCGTCCAATCGCAACTCTTTGAGGTCCTCAGGGAGACCAATAGGGACACTGCTCAGGTGGTTCTTGGTGAGGAAGAGCATCTTGAGGCTGACGGCCTCCCTGAATGCCCCTTCTTCCACCCCAACTGTGGAGATAGAGTTATCGTCCAGGTGGAGCTCCTCCAGCCACAGCAGCTGAGCCAGCGCGGCCCTGGAGATGGTCTGGATGTTGTTCTCCTGCAGGTGCAGTACCCGTACATTCTTGGGCAGGTTGATGGGAAACTCGTCCAGCTGGTTACCATAGAGATAGACAGTCTCCACGGAGGCGACGTTGTGAAGCTCCGAGGGGAAGCCGGCATTGTTGATCTGGTTGTTGTGGAGGTAGAGGGTCTTGTAGCCCTCTCCGATCCCTAGAGGCACCGAGGTCAGGCTCCTCTCGTTGCAGTAAACAAAGGTCCTGTCACAGCGGCACTCCTCTGGGCAGCTTGAGCCAGACGCCCGGTAGAACTGCATGTGCAGGCCCAGCAGTATGGGTATCCATGGCCTGAGGAAAGAGGCCCAGTCCTTATTCCACACGCGCAATGGATGTAGCTCCATTATAAACGATAGGTCAGAACTGATGGAGCTgtcgttaaaagaacgacaaatGACAATCACAACAGCCAGTAGcaaaaaaggaaaaaaaataacaaaatagtaaaaatccACCCGAATAAAAAAGTTCTGTAACCAGCCGTGAATGCTTAGTTTGCTGCTCCAGCAGTAAGCAGTGGTggagcggcagcagcagcagtgctgGAGAAGGCCTCTGGTGGTAATTCCTCCGTAATTGCCTGTCCTAAGCGTCCTAACACAAGAGCAATGGTCTCATTAAGCAATGTGCCTCCTTCACCGGCCGCCATCCACACTCACTAGCTCGCTACGGGGGATGATAGCAAAGCTCATCACATTTTCACTCTTAGTCAGCCGCCGCAGTGCACTGTAAGGGCCAATTTAAAATGGTGGCTACCAGAGAGCCATGTATGGTACACTCAGGGTTATCATCGGAGagacccctccttctccttctcttcctctctctctgtctttcactctcttgTTGTTTCACTCGCTCACGTTACACACGGCTGGCCCCAGACTGATGCTGCCTCCGTTGGAATTGACATTTGGATCCAGAGGCCTATTTTCAAAGAGACAAATGGAGAAATCAGTTGGATGATCTTAGAATGCATGCTTTCCCTCTAAATTAACAGAAAGGAAGACTTCAATTTCTATCCCTCAAATACAAAGTGAAGCATTGTAAATGAGAGAGAACAGACTCAAAATGAATTGACTTATGCATCACATCTTGTGAAGCATATCTTTCAACAAAAGTTTACCAGACCTATGCTTTTCAACAATATCATGTTGACAGACTAGTGGATGGTAAATCTGATAGACACTTATTTCATATCCTTCACCAGACATGTGTTGCAGCAGTGGATGTTATATAAAACAGTGAATGTTGAATAATGCTCTTGTTGTAAAAAATAATGTAACACTTTTACATGACAGTTTCCTTACAGATGTAATTATGTCATGAAACAGCTGGCCATTGTGATCTGTAGCATAGTATTACAAATGAATCACAGGTAGAAGTGTCAATGAAAATGTCCATTTTCTAACAGCAGTGCAAGATTTTTTTTGTCAAACTTTCAATTTGGTTGTAAGCTTTCAATGAAAGTGAAAATGGTACACAATGTGAATCATTTGTAGGTTTAATCCAATTGTGGCCATATAATAAtggaacaatggaaacattattGTGTGGAGTTGCGCATTTTCAGTGCTGTGAAAAGGGTATTTTCCCCCTTTCTAATTTtctctacttttgcatatttttgatactgaatgttatcagatcttcaaccaaaacctgtTAGATAAAGGTAACCTGAGTGAtcaaataacacaacaattacatactcatttaatttatttcataAACAAATGTATGCAACACCCAATGATCCTGTGCAAAACAAAGTAAtttcccccttacactcaataactggttgtgccacctttagctgcaatgactccaaccaaataCTTCCTGTAGTCGTCGATCAGTCACTCATGTCACtgtgggggaattttggcccacacttgcatgcagaactgctttaactcagatATATTTGttggttttcaagcatgaactgctcgcttcaagtcctgccacaacatctcaattgggattatgTCTGGTCTTTTGATTAGGCAATTCCTAAAtgtaaaatgtgttgttttttagccattttcatgtagactttattgtatgttttggatcattgtctggCTGCATAACCCAGCTGCgtttcagctcacagacagatggcctgacattctcctgtataattctctgatacagagcagttatacttttgactcatctgtccatagaacagtcttgatgatcatccaggtgcttccaGGTTCTTTCTGGCAAATTCAGTCAACTTTTTAGACAAGATGGGTCCCATTTTGTCTGgcaaaaaccaaacactgcattccacagtaaaaACCTCATACCAATGGTCAagaatggtggtggtagtatgaTGGTTTGgagatgctttgctgcctcaggacctggacgacttgccttaatagaaggaacattgaattctgctctgtatcaagGATTCTACAGGATAATGTCAGGCCATACATCTGTGAGGTGAAGCTTGAAGCACAgttgggtcatgcagcaagacaatgatcccaatttttatttattttgtatctttatttaactaggcaagtcaggtaagaacaaattcttatgttcaatgacggcctaggaacagtgggttaactgccttgttcaggggcagaacgacagattattattttaaaaaatgtattataattattaattcattaatatatatttttaactttGTAAGCtttgggatttgatcttgcaacctttcggttacaatgctctaaccactaggctacctgtcgccccaaaACAAATAATCAAGTCTACAtaaaaatggttaaaaagcaacacattttaAGATTTggcatggcctagtcaaagtccagacctaatcccaattgagatttTGTGGCAGGCCTGGAAATGAAATCAAAATTCTTCCACAGCGATGTGCGAGAATAAATAACAACTACAGCGAgcatttggggtggcaggtagcctagagtttagagcattgggccagtaaccaaaaggttgctggatcaaatccctgagctgatatggtaaaaatctgtcgttttgcctctgaacaaggcagttaatccacttttccctggtaggctgtcattgtaagtagGAATTTGATCTTAATTggcttgcctagtcaaataaagctTTAAACAATGGTTGTAGTCATTGGAGCTAAAGGTGGTACAATAcattattgagtgtaagggggcaatacATTTTTCACACAGGgtgttaattaaataaataagtatactttttggggggttatttataaactcaggttccctttatctaatattaggttttgatTGAAGATCTAATAACATTCAGTATAAACAGGGTTGgctaggttactttctaaatgtaatccattacagttactagttacctgtccacaTTTTTTATCAgtaaaaattccagaaaattatgtcatggctttagaagattctgataggctaattgacatcatttgaggtgtacctgtggatgtatttcaagatctaccttcaaactcagtacctcgttgcttgacatcaagggaaaatctaaagaaaccagccaagacctcagaaacaaaattgtagatctccacaagtctggttcatccttggttgcaatttacaaacgcctgaaggtaccatgttcatctgtacaaacaatagtacgcaagtataaacaccctgggaccacgcagccgtcataccgctcaggaagaagacgcgttaTGTCTCctatcaaatgatgtcaattagcctatcagaaatcttctaaagccatgacatcattttctggaattttccaagctgtttaaaggcagagtcaacttagtgtatgtaaacttctgacccactggattggtgatacagtgaattaaaagtgaaataacctgtctgtaaacagttgttggaaaaatgacttgtgtcattcacaaagtagtaACTAacttgcccaaactatagtttgttaacaagaaatttgtggagtagttgaaaaactagttttaatgcctccaacctaagtgtttgtaaacttccaacttcaactgtatgtacaataCTAGTAAAAAATGTTGCATCAcaccactcattcaagggtttttctttatttttactattttctacattgtagaataatagtgaagacatcaaaactatgaaataactcaatgtagaaccaaaaaagtgttaaacatttgttttgtatatgcagtggggcaaaaaagtatttagtcagccaccaattgtgcaagttctcccacttaaaaagaggagagaggcctgtaattttcatcataggtacacttcaactatgacagatgaaatgagaagaaaaaaatccagaaaatcacattgtaggatttttaatgaatttatttgcaaattatggtggaaaataagtaattggtcacctacaaacaagcaagatttctggctctcacagacctgtaacttcttgttaaagaggcccctctgtcctccactcattacctgtattaatggcacctgtttgaactcgttatcagtataaaagagacctgtccacaacctcaaacagtcacactccaaactccactacggccaagatcaaagagctgtcaaaggaaagcagaaaaaaattgtagacctgcaccaggctgcgaagactgaatctgcaataggtaagcagcttggtttgaagaaatcaactgtgggagcaattattaggaaatggaagacatacaagaccactgataatctcccttgatctggggctccacgcaagatctcaccccgtggggtcaaaatgatcacaagaacggtgagcaaaaatcccagaaccacacggggggacctagtgaatgacctgcagagagctgggaccaaagtaacaaagcctgccgccagggactcaaatcctgcagtgccagacatgtccccctgcttaagccagtacatgtccaggcccgtctgaagtttgctagagagtatttggatgatccagaagaagattgggagaatgtcatatagatagatgaaaccaaaatataactttttggtaaaaactcaacatGTCGTGTTTGAAGGACAaggaatgctgagttgcatccaaagaacaccatacctagtGAGAAgctgggggtggaaacatcatgctttggggctgtttttctgcaaaaggaccaggacgactgatccgtgtaaaagaaagaatgaatggggccatgtatcgtgagattttgagtgaaaacccccttccaccagcaagggcattgaagatgaaacgtggctgggtctttcagcatgacaatgatcccaaacacaccgccgggcaacgaaggagtggcttcgtaagaagcatttcaagatcctggagtggcctagccagtctccagatctcaaccccttagaaagtctttggagggagttgaatgtCCATGTTGcctagcaacagccccaaaacatcactgctctagaggagatctacatggagaaatgggccaaaaaaacattacagaaaacatttgacttctatcattgccaacaaagtgtatataacaaagtaGTGAGAAacttttgtaggtgaccaaatacttattttccaccataatttgcaaataaattcataaatcctacaatgtgattttctgtttttttctcattttgtctgtcatagttgaagtgtacctatgatgaaaattacaggcctctctcatctttttaagtgggagaacttggacaattggtggctgactaaatacttttttgtcccactgtatttGAGATACTCCAAATAGCCAGCCTttaccttgatgaaagctttgcacacgcttggcattgtCTTAACAAGCTTCATCTCGAATacttttcaaacagtcttgaaggtgttcccacatatgctgagcacatgttcactgcttttcattcactctgcagtccaaagCAAAacatcccaaacaatctcaattgggttgaggttgggtgagtgtggaggccaagtcatctgatgcagcagtccatcactctccttggtcaaatagcccttacacaccctggaggtgtgttgagtcaatgtcctgttgaaaaacaaatgattgtccgactaagcccaaaccagatgggatggcgtatcgctgcagattgctgtggtagccatgctggttacgtgttccttgaattctaaataaataacggacagtgtcaccagaaaagcacgcTCAAACCATCACACCGCtgcctccatgcttcacagtgggaaccacacatgtggagatcatctgttcatctactctatgtctcacaaagacacagtatTTGGATcgaaaaatctcaaatttggactcatcagaccaaagacagatttccacaggtctaatgtccattgctttcctggcccaagcatgtctcttcttcttattgatgtcctttagtagtggtttctttgcagaaattcgaccatgaaggcctgattcacgcagtctcctctgaacagttgattttgagatgtgtctgttacttgaactccgtgaataatttattttggctgcaatttaCAAGGACGGTAAAATATAATAaaattatcctctgcagcataggtaactgggtcttcctttcctgtggcggtcctcatgagagccagtttcatcacagcgcttcatagtttttgcgactgcacttgaagaaactttaaaagttctagaaatgttctggattgactgacattcatgtcttaaagtgatgaGGTACAGTCATTTCTCTCTCAGCTTAgttcagctgttcttgccataatatggacttggtcttttaccaaatagggctatcttctgtataccacccctaccttgtcaccacacactgattggctcaaacacattaagaaggaaatcaatTCTGCAAATTAACTTtaaagaaggcacacctgttaattgaaatgcattccaggaaactatctcatgaagctggttgatagaatgccaagagtgtgcaaagctgtcatcaacttaatgggaggctactttgaagaatctcaaatataaaattaaTTTTGATTAGCTTAAAACTTTTTTGTTTacttacatgattccatttgtgtaatttccaagttttaatgtcacttttattctacaatatagaacatagtataaagtaaaaataaagataaccccttgaatgagtaggtgtgtcaaaacatttgactggaactgtatgtactataccaatcaaaagtttggacacattcattcaagggttatatataaatatatacaattTTATAAGTCAAAAAAAtcatgtagcaactgcagattgcccctttttaATTCTATAAAAAAAAGTGtgcgagtttgagcatgtgtcaaTTAGGCCTATGAATTATTTtgtttatcagcatgaattagattgagcaataaaatacccattttattccataggcttggatctgcactatgcagctgttgcaagagtgcATTTtgactggctgtccactggtttcaaaaactaTGATTGATAAGCAGCTTCAACTTCttcaattcaaccattattgggttcaaatacacagaAAGATTTGTGagcagccatccacaacaaccacaatctaAAAGgctcaaatagctaaatgagagagctgcattgtgattcacatcaatgcgctatgtagatatcaataataagtcaTATTCGTatcgccgtagactacaccactccTGGCATCCTTACCCCCAagtgtttattcaagttggatactctttggatgccgacagcagtcgcaccattggaagacatagcatggactgtagcctacaaaatcCTATTCCTTTATTTTCTCATGATCCATtgaacacatttggtgtgtcatcatagtggtctctgacttgtggtcagactcgctcaggtggaacaaacatAAACTTGCaatttttttcaatgctgatttaaATGTCATTGAAAAAAACAGAGAAATCTCAACCATTTTTCCTTCGCAAACATACATTCTGAATTTAAAGGTAATaattttcaaaagtatctgtaatctgattacaatattttggATGGAAACGGAACGGAATACAGTTACTGTTTTtttgtaatccgttactccccaactgccaaaataaagaaaataccaacataaagtgtcttagggcgttgggccaccagaacagcttcaatgtgccttggcataTATTCTACAAGTGTTTGGAACTCCATTGGAGTGAAGGGACACCATTCTTTCCAAATTCAATCATTTGGTGTTTGTTGATgatggtggaaaacgctgtctcaggcactGCTCCAGAGTCTCCCATAAGAGttaaattgggttgagatctggtgactgagacacacatatgCTCAGATAGGCTCTACCTGTGCAGAACACATGCCCCTTTGCTGGTGGTATAATCAACTCACTGCCCACAAGTCGTCATAAAGCTTGCCACCCCACACCCAGTCCCGGTTGCTCCTTTTTCCCAGTATGCCCTGTACAGAGATTGTGCGCTCGGTATTCAAACATGCATGGTTTGAGACATGCGGTCACAGGTTGAGTATGTGTAGCTAACTACCCAGTTTAAGTATCAACATTACTGCCACAGCAGCATACCATTTGATTAACACTTGATAACACTTGATGTAGCCTACATCATCAATATTTGAAAGACATACAGACGTAACAATCATTAAAAGAAATAGAGCTAGCTAAAGAGAAGATTTACATCAATCATCAACATCAATGATCAGCTGATTGCCCACCCTCTTCTCCTGATGTCAATCATGTCTATAGGAGGCActgtaactacactgaacaaaaatataaatgcaacatgcaacaatttcaaagatttacaGTTGATATAagggaatcagtcaattgaaataaattaattataaccaaatcaatggatttcacatgactggtatctgttggtcacagataccttaaaaaaaagtaggggcCTAAAAAattctca
This genomic stretch from Oncorhynchus keta strain PuntledgeMale-10-30-2019 chromosome 29, Oket_V2, whole genome shotgun sequence harbors:
- the si:dkey-87k14.1 gene encoding leucine-rich repeat transmembrane protein FLRT2 — translated: MELHPLRVWNKDWASFLRPWIPILLGLHMQFYRASGSSCPEECRCDRTFVYCNERSLTSVPLGIGEGYKTLYLHNNQINNAGFPSELHNVASVETVYLYGNQLDEFPINLPKNVRVLHLQENNIQTISRAALAQLLWLEELHLDDNSISTVGVEEGAFREAVSLKMLFLTKNHLSSVPIGLPEDLKELRLDENRIAVITEEALRNVTRLERLLLDGNLLTDEGVAPGTFQDLVTLRELSLARNSLTYPPPLLPGDVLVKLNFQDNQMNEIPVTAFAGLRKLERLDISNNQLQSLTEGVFDGLVSLRQLTVRNNLWLCDCSINWVILWLKSLPVSLNVRGFMCQKPETVRGMVIRELNTELIQCPRSTTAALLPTHLPPTSPGLTTRFPPSSTGYPSDTESLSPPSRLPFSPTHNPPLLPSSPSRDGEQRTNLPPLDPERETLQIKFTILNGSAIHVSWVASFPVTAYKVTWAKMGPSLSGDTVRERMVGGEHRGIRLVNLKPKSTYRICVIPLDAFNNYRPKDDTVCSEAVTKPVSYGQGNNTGPPGPEQATQQDPSSPFLLAGLIGGAVIVVLVLLLSIFCWHMHKKGRSSSAKWKYNKGRRKDDYCEAGTKKDNSILEMTETSFQIASLNNEQLLKGDYRIQPIYTPNGGIGFRDCPLGSNSTVYCKNNVQADADFCRT